One part of the Hyphomicrobiales bacterium genome encodes these proteins:
- a CDS encoding HigA family addiction module antidote protein, with amino-acid sequence MSKSLTTMTELLPNPHPGEILLQEFLKPMGLSQNAVARAVHVPPRRINEIVLGKRAMTADTDLRLARYFGMSEGFFLGLQADYDLMERRREIEGDLSTIEPRAA; translated from the coding sequence ATGTCGAAATCGTTGACTACCATGACTGAGCTTCTGCCGAACCCGCATCCCGGCGAGATCTTGCTTCAGGAGTTCCTGAAGCCGATGGGCCTCAGCCAGAACGCGGTGGCCCGAGCTGTCCATGTCCCCCCGCGCCGGATTAATGAAATCGTCCTCGGGAAGCGCGCGATGACCGCCGACACCGATCTGCGGCTCGCCCGCTATTTCGGCATGTCGGAAGGGTTCTTCCTCGGCTTGCAAGCCGACTATGACCTAATGGAACGCCGCCGAGAGATTGAAGGCGATTTGAGCACGATCGAGCCGAGGGCGGCGTGA
- a CDS encoding type II toxin-antitoxin system RelE/ParE family toxin has product MIQGFADPETELIWSGRRSRKLPPDIQSVALRKLRMLNQARVLQDMRIPPGNRLEALKGERKGQHSIRINDQWRICFEWQDGGPHNVEIVDYHD; this is encoded by the coding sequence ATGATCCAAGGCTTCGCCGACCCCGAAACGGAACTCATCTGGTCAGGACGGCGGAGCCGCAAGCTGCCGCCGGACATTCAGTCGGTGGCGCTGCGCAAGCTGCGCATGCTCAATCAGGCGCGCGTCTTGCAGGATATGCGCATACCGCCCGGCAACCGGCTCGAAGCCCTTAAGGGTGAGCGCAAGGGGCAGCATAGCATTCGGATTAATGACCAGTGGCGCATCTGCTTCGAATGGCAGGACGGAGGACCGCACAATGTCGAAATCGTTGACTACCATGACTGA
- a CDS encoding AAA family ATPase — protein sequence MRKNFRVTDDMRSHDTLVAARAYTKAGVKLILTHGIDDAGRCTCGKKDCSSAGKHPIAEFFPNGANSATTDIVLIRKTLRKYSKANIATTLEGRTVVDVDGPKGKRAVDALKLPKTVKVKTKRGFHHHFIGTPEDGAFKAEEVDILTGGNRYAMLPPSVHESGFRYRWVPSRTSVAAPVPEKLKQLRPGTSRTTSLAKRGRPAHTIKQGQRNDVLFRTACAIRRRIDDERIILEMMRIANAQGCQEPLPEHELRSVISSSNRYGETREELFGPPIQRDPLPMEWLWYPYFPRFGLTLIAGDPGIGKSLLTSLLLATVTSGLNWPMSDEKPTGNRVLVLAAEDNWPRVILNRLIKAGVNLDNLHQMYKFRALTNDRLELLSEHMEEWRPDLVVVDTLSAYMGGGRDMHRQNEVGEFMALLTEMAEATGSAIVGLAHLNKTSTENPLYRIVGSIGFAASIRSALFFGADPNDPTRVALAHGKSNQSELGRTIIFEKVGGGRDDVPLLKPVGFSDADHFDVCRVQKNAVGRPSSERQAAEEFVLAYLSDEPTAWAAVQLAAEARSIASEATLNIVRAELAKAGRIEQVGRGKKAQWVLGKADADD from the coding sequence ATGCGAAAGAACTTTCGCGTGACCGATGACATGCGCTCGCATGACACGTTGGTCGCCGCCCGCGCCTACACAAAGGCGGGCGTTAAACTCATCCTCACCCACGGTATCGATGATGCCGGTCGGTGCACATGCGGCAAGAAGGACTGCTCCAGTGCTGGCAAGCACCCAATTGCCGAGTTCTTCCCTAATGGAGCGAACAGCGCCACAACTGACATCGTACTGATCCGAAAAACGCTTCGCAAATACTCCAAGGCCAATATCGCTACGACGCTGGAAGGGCGGACGGTGGTCGATGTGGACGGCCCGAAGGGTAAGCGGGCGGTCGACGCCCTCAAGCTGCCAAAGACTGTGAAGGTGAAAACTAAGCGTGGCTTTCACCATCACTTCATCGGCACACCCGAGGATGGAGCGTTCAAGGCCGAAGAGGTGGATATCCTCACCGGCGGCAACCGCTATGCGATGCTCCCGCCGAGTGTCCACGAGAGCGGGTTCCGGTACCGGTGGGTTCCGTCACGGACCAGCGTGGCTGCGCCAGTACCAGAAAAACTCAAGCAACTGCGTCCGGGGACTTCAAGGACCACCAGTCTAGCCAAGCGTGGCCGACCGGCGCACACCATCAAGCAGGGCCAACGCAATGACGTCCTGTTCCGCACGGCATGTGCCATTCGGCGCAGGATCGATGATGAGCGGATCATTCTCGAGATGATGAGGATCGCCAACGCTCAGGGGTGTCAGGAGCCCTTGCCCGAGCATGAGCTGCGCAGCGTTATCAGCAGCAGTAACCGATATGGCGAAACCCGCGAGGAACTGTTCGGACCGCCCATCCAGCGGGACCCTCTACCGATGGAGTGGCTCTGGTACCCGTACTTCCCGCGCTTTGGCCTGACGTTGATCGCAGGCGATCCGGGCATCGGCAAGTCGCTGCTGACCTCCCTTCTTCTAGCAACGGTCACAAGCGGTTTGAACTGGCCAATGTCGGATGAGAAGCCAACCGGCAACCGGGTCCTGGTCCTTGCGGCAGAGGACAACTGGCCGCGCGTAATCCTCAATCGTCTGATCAAAGCCGGGGTAAACCTCGATAACCTGCACCAGATGTACAAGTTCCGGGCACTGACCAACGATCGGCTTGAGCTGCTGTCCGAGCATATGGAGGAGTGGCGACCCGACCTTGTCGTGGTCGATACGCTGTCGGCCTATATGGGCGGAGGGCGCGACATGCACCGTCAGAACGAGGTCGGTGAGTTCATGGCACTTTTGACCGAGATGGCAGAGGCAACCGGTTCAGCAATCGTGGGGCTTGCGCACCTGAACAAGACCAGCACCGAGAACCCTCTATACCGGATCGTGGGCTCCATCGGCTTCGCGGCCAGCATCAGGTCGGCTCTGTTCTTCGGTGCAGACCCGAATGACCCAACCCGCGTTGCCCTAGCCCATGGCAAGTCGAACCAGAGCGAGTTGGGGCGCACGATCATCTTCGAGAAAGTCGGTGGTGGGCGTGATGATGTCCCGCTCCTGAAGCCCGTCGGGTTCAGCGATGCCGATCACTTCGACGTTTGCCGTGTCCAGAAGAATGCCGTAGGCCGACCGAGTAGCGAACGACAGGCCGCTGAGGAGTTCGTGCTCGCCTATCTGTCCGACGAGCCGACTGCCTGGGCTGCCGTACAACTTGCCGCTGAAGCACGCTCAATTGCGTCAGAAGCGACGCTCAATATCGTCCGTGCTGAACTCGCCAAGGCCGGGCGTATCGAGCAGGTTGGCAGGGGCAAGAAGGCCCAATGGGTGCTGGGAAAGGCCGACGCCGACGACTGA
- a CDS encoding AlpA family phage regulatory protein, with protein MSTELPGRTTANEQLVLNRADLKRLGIRVSNSSLLRWEHAGRFPLRLRMAGTSVAWLKSEVDAWLSDRATERVNHHYADPY; from the coding sequence ATGAGTACCGAACTACCTGGCCGTACCACGGCCAATGAACAGCTCGTGCTGAACCGAGCAGATCTGAAACGCCTCGGCATCCGAGTGAGCAACTCATCGCTTCTTAGATGGGAGCATGCAGGGCGCTTTCCCCTTCGCTTACGCATGGCAGGCACAAGCGTTGCTTGGCTCAAGTCCGAGGTCGATGCGTGGCTGAGTGACCGCGCCACTGAGCGTGTCAATCACCACTACGCCGATCCTTACTGA
- a CDS encoding tyrosine-type recombinase/integrase, producing MKRRLTPKTINALPPATGKRYEVRDALLPGLHLRVSATGGKVFYLSTRVHGHMKRIKIGSWPVLTLHDAREKARTLLRSIELGRYVEKAPYEAEQRTKTLGEIVPEFISLYAKQHTKDWKGTERVLLKFSPLFSRPIDQIRRAEIHRVLDTIIADGAPTRANRALAAIKKLMNWCIDRGIIETSPVAALRPPTKEVARERVLSDRELVTCYRMAELEGFPFAPCVQMMMLTGQRRGEVSGMRWSELDLDNALWSLPSARVKNATAHIVPLAPMAVDILRSIPRFQRSDLVFTTTGTTPISGFGRLKERLDAAFVDAEDWRFHDLRRTMATNMAMMGVAPHIIEAVLNHKSGIVSGVAAVYNRHAYLDEKRGALELWAKKLTELTKPTVSAPRQLAI from the coding sequence ATGAAACGACGCCTAACACCCAAGACGATCAATGCACTGCCGCCAGCGACGGGCAAGCGCTACGAGGTGCGCGATGCGTTGTTGCCTGGCCTGCACCTGCGTGTGTCAGCCACAGGTGGGAAGGTGTTCTACCTCTCGACCCGAGTCCATGGCCATATGAAGCGCATCAAGATCGGCTCATGGCCGGTGCTAACGCTGCACGATGCCCGCGAGAAGGCGCGCACGCTTCTGCGCTCGATCGAGCTTGGTCGCTATGTCGAGAAGGCACCCTACGAGGCCGAGCAGCGCACGAAGACGCTGGGCGAGATCGTGCCGGAGTTTATCAGCCTTTACGCCAAGCAGCACACCAAGGACTGGAAGGGGACGGAGCGCGTGCTCCTGAAGTTCTCGCCCCTGTTCTCGCGGCCCATCGACCAGATCAGGCGCGCCGAAATTCACCGCGTGCTGGATACGATCATCGCCGATGGCGCACCGACGCGGGCGAACCGGGCGCTGGCTGCAATCAAGAAGCTCATGAACTGGTGCATTGATCGCGGCATTATCGAAACATCGCCTGTGGCTGCTCTGAGGCCACCCACCAAGGAGGTGGCCCGAGAACGCGTACTGAGCGATCGCGAACTCGTCACCTGCTACCGCATGGCTGAGCTTGAAGGCTTTCCCTTTGCGCCCTGCGTTCAGATGATGATGCTGACTGGCCAACGCCGCGGTGAGGTATCCGGCATGCGCTGGTCCGAACTCGACCTCGACAACGCCCTGTGGAGCCTACCGTCAGCGCGCGTGAAGAATGCAACGGCGCACATCGTTCCCCTTGCCCCCATGGCCGTCGATATCCTGCGGTCGATCCCACGGTTTCAAAGGTCTGATTTGGTTTTCACCACAACCGGCACAACGCCGATCTCCGGCTTCGGTCGGCTTAAGGAACGGCTCGACGCCGCCTTTGTTGATGCAGAGGATTGGCGTTTCCACGACCTGCGCCGAACCATGGCGACCAATATGGCCATGATGGGCGTTGCTCCGCATATCATCGAAGCTGTCCTCAACCACAAATCCGGTATCGTCTCCGGCGTTGCTGCGGTCTACAATCGGCATGCGTATCTGGATGAAAAACGTGGGGCTTTGGAGTTATGGGCGAAGAAGTTGACAGAATTGACGAAGCCGACGGTTTCAGCGCCTCGGCAATTAGCGATCTAG
- a CDS encoding SIR2 family protein — protein MYTYLQPYAPPELTKEHINKRGRLGLYRALNVGRVVAFLGSGATAAYGRPSWKGLVVAAMGAIKEIEDKSPAGGEKDTVAYRDQKRVFDRLHERIMQGAQSPDTLILALGVTEHLASLLDGTDVVRKTIANNLKAGREQAIDKTINTINAIVDSREDPSHLVDRAGPQPSSVRVLMEALGVQRFLTLNYDVEIEREFARILRISNKRTERDDGRGTSTGESFRKLIDPPETGRGKYQGGGSDVSKRSGNDEQEAIAVPASDSLVGFADGLGRSVLSVNLGSDNIGELVNFALMPKRYEAQVFHLHGRFDDPETMVLTDTDYQKRYYGSGETEYSVTEALDTVFAGNDILLVGVGMDEADMFRPLRQFAGTARNRDLTQRTVYNLRERGASFTVRFERIEKGKEDEFRERFRILNFGEARDFIKNDLVTDGEMQKHKPFDYRKHKDETNDEEFALKLKTQYEIYTIFHGSDELRTLLCLCECIDDLGGRLREDARPSDRLRHDQLTNLALMIDVLRKRLAEAYENDEQRLLKLLPDDEYESLGRLLIGSTAGEKCRLSQNTEKLFDGEKLNNDGAEDLGKKLQSFAASYRSLLRSRALDIALEDIQHRRENWWQDWREIPEPRPARFRRAYTDNDTWREHPCLSRHRPAYRKPAVDQIEAIKVLSDLKQLAKGADAEMRKAWHKGVSGARQLPIDGPLPRRVLRFAMARGAGKGSLMHLLQQNAKGGGGSERFVLDGLFEEDDAFRYHGSFLVHLSFSMEFASVIESLAHFVCDAIVGLFADTASRASATRAMRLLVIDQRAMLNPVIDLLVAEGEELKKLSRKRSPAGRRELHDKISKSLYRSLELGDPPWESQLRSHRLELCRIFLSAFGILVRQMGSKDRLFICLSGLDRLCDGNGVAYNPMYRALFRLLTGHGRKYPDESDDAIPLDLVLISGTPDRPIRYLAEEVNEVELNAHQAVRKVPTDYAKVADMDLYLRRWPVVDGFTIADRYWLGANFDLDTNVEISDHRRRDATLAAFQAAFGKLPDKNDQTSPARHLDHLVLDDSASLRRHLARGVALSSWCAGALVIDATDTTTTEALAKRVKDRLLAFDAAADRDGVAGILGEILRLHRSRANLHWDRVDTPRKKKAQVKWPNWHANMLDIILRHLALFPMPVTARVLYGCDEVHFMLQQWLGEPPSKSNPARRTAQNRARCLNKLSGFLDSLAEHSLLIAVEPKSLPDWDARALRRWRHVNRRYILQDQLRDYICRQMDLSVPDRGERNFFQVSLFSDQPKDLPTPTTEHYLLFRSILDRQILQSKRTLWCLHQLQQAMKESDGSGTYALRSAIAGEGLARRLVGDRDPFEEGAAIDPSLPSIAGASQRIRAMYSLLRGSFSIGAITRLDRMDERTKDDEPFERFHGWLRGVTNAAVSFGKLGDVLKLLEGDPGTESPLTLAYPSAAQKDKQVTLKRPTVQVRPPAQPLYRDEFGWLFNERGVIALVRGKLYDAIPLFERAIHVMHHREDARRRDPALHAAVRRVRLNLAIAHLERGNLDRSTQLLNQLVLSVDGGRHFGSTVGRIAEGYLGLVRHVGGDYAGTLESYNSVLKFAESRQMLRLQSIFYRYRADLRRRMQNMERAQIDAQMAVAAAKNAEQRDVFWAARLTEVKLALIEGKIADPSISQRLEDCLSYARAMSMPRLESDAMRLQAELLLSQGDRILAGRLAAAAAATASRHGLRLMKIAGMQTYSRVLDARQNLTNARTVSAEAYREAERRGYLNIGQRQLESSAQLHRP, from the coding sequence ATGTACACGTACCTGCAGCCGTACGCACCCCCGGAACTCACCAAAGAGCACATCAACAAGCGTGGACGTTTGGGGCTTTACCGTGCGCTGAATGTCGGACGCGTGGTGGCTTTTCTGGGGTCCGGTGCGACGGCTGCCTATGGCCGACCGAGCTGGAAGGGGCTCGTGGTCGCGGCGATGGGGGCGATCAAGGAAATCGAGGACAAATCACCAGCCGGCGGCGAAAAGGACACCGTTGCCTACAGAGACCAGAAACGCGTCTTCGACCGGCTGCACGAACGCATCATGCAGGGCGCACAATCCCCCGATACGCTAATCCTCGCCCTTGGTGTGACCGAACATCTGGCATCGCTTTTGGACGGCACGGATGTTGTTCGTAAGACGATTGCAAACAACTTGAAAGCTGGTCGCGAGCAGGCGATCGATAAGACGATCAACACAATCAACGCGATCGTCGATTCCAGGGAGGACCCTTCCCATCTCGTCGACAGGGCTGGACCCCAGCCCAGTTCGGTCCGTGTGCTGATGGAGGCCCTTGGCGTCCAGCGCTTTCTTACTCTGAACTATGACGTTGAAATAGAGCGGGAGTTTGCCCGCATCCTGCGCATCTCCAACAAACGAACCGAGCGAGACGATGGCCGCGGGACGTCGACAGGAGAATCGTTTCGCAAGCTCATTGATCCTCCAGAAACGGGCAGGGGTAAGTACCAAGGCGGCGGAAGCGACGTAAGCAAGCGGAGCGGGAACGACGAACAAGAGGCAATCGCAGTACCTGCCAGCGACAGCCTGGTCGGCTTTGCAGACGGGCTTGGGCGGTCGGTGCTAAGCGTCAATCTAGGGTCTGACAATATCGGCGAACTGGTCAACTTCGCTCTCATGCCGAAGCGCTACGAGGCGCAGGTCTTCCATCTGCACGGCCGGTTCGATGATCCCGAGACCATGGTGCTGACTGACACCGATTATCAAAAGCGGTACTATGGAAGCGGGGAAACCGAATACAGCGTCACCGAAGCTCTCGACACGGTCTTCGCCGGCAACGATATCCTCCTGGTCGGGGTCGGCATGGATGAAGCGGACATGTTCCGGCCGCTGCGGCAGTTCGCCGGCACCGCGCGGAACCGCGATTTGACGCAACGCACTGTCTATAATTTGCGCGAACGCGGCGCCAGCTTCACGGTGCGCTTCGAGCGGATCGAGAAGGGTAAAGAGGATGAGTTTCGGGAACGATTTCGCATCCTCAACTTCGGCGAGGCGCGTGACTTTATCAAAAATGATCTGGTCACCGATGGCGAAATGCAGAAACACAAGCCGTTCGATTACCGCAAACACAAGGACGAGACGAATGATGAGGAGTTCGCCCTCAAACTGAAGACCCAGTATGAAATCTACACCATTTTTCATGGCAGCGACGAACTGCGTACCCTGCTGTGCCTGTGTGAATGCATCGACGATCTGGGCGGTCGGCTACGAGAGGACGCACGTCCGTCCGATCGTTTGCGCCATGATCAGCTGACGAACTTGGCGCTTATGATCGACGTCTTGAGGAAGCGGCTAGCTGAGGCGTATGAGAATGATGAACAACGCCTATTGAAGCTCCTTCCTGATGATGAATATGAAAGCCTCGGTAGACTCCTCATCGGCTCGACTGCTGGTGAGAAGTGTCGGTTATCGCAGAATACGGAAAAATTGTTTGACGGCGAAAAGCTGAACAATGACGGAGCCGAAGATCTTGGAAAGAAACTTCAATCATTCGCCGCCAGTTATCGCTCCCTCCTGCGCTCTCGGGCGCTGGATATTGCATTAGAGGACATTCAACACCGCCGGGAAAACTGGTGGCAAGACTGGCGAGAAATACCCGAGCCGCGCCCGGCACGTTTCCGTCGTGCTTATACTGATAACGATACATGGAGAGAGCATCCGTGCCTGAGCCGGCACAGGCCGGCGTACCGAAAGCCAGCAGTCGACCAGATCGAAGCCATCAAGGTGCTGTCAGATCTCAAGCAGCTAGCCAAAGGGGCTGACGCAGAGATGCGAAAAGCATGGCACAAGGGAGTGAGCGGCGCGCGCCAGTTGCCGATCGACGGCCCGCTGCCCCGCCGAGTTCTGCGCTTTGCCATGGCACGGGGGGCTGGAAAGGGCTCCCTGATGCATTTGTTGCAGCAGAACGCCAAGGGCGGCGGCGGCAGCGAGCGCTTCGTGCTCGACGGCCTGTTTGAGGAGGATGACGCGTTCCGCTATCACGGCTCGTTTCTCGTTCATTTGAGTTTCTCGATGGAGTTCGCATCGGTCATTGAATCGCTAGCACATTTTGTCTGCGACGCGATCGTGGGGCTCTTTGCCGATACCGCCAGCAGGGCGTCGGCAACTAGAGCGATGCGCCTTCTGGTTATCGATCAACGCGCCATGCTCAATCCGGTCATCGATTTGCTGGTGGCCGAAGGCGAGGAACTGAAGAAACTATCTCGCAAGCGATCCCCTGCCGGCAGGCGTGAACTCCACGACAAGATCTCAAAAAGCCTGTACCGCAGTTTGGAGCTTGGTGATCCTCCATGGGAAAGCCAGTTGCGGAGCCATCGGCTTGAACTGTGCCGGATCTTCCTAAGCGCATTCGGTATCCTCGTTCGCCAAATGGGGTCGAAGGACCGTCTGTTCATCTGCCTGTCGGGCCTCGACCGGCTATGCGATGGCAATGGTGTTGCCTATAACCCCATGTATCGTGCTCTATTCAGGCTTCTGACGGGCCATGGGCGCAAATATCCCGACGAATCCGATGATGCTATTCCGCTCGATCTGGTTCTCATATCAGGCACGCCCGATCGGCCCATTCGCTACCTTGCCGAAGAGGTCAACGAGGTCGAACTCAACGCTCACCAAGCAGTGCGGAAGGTTCCCACCGACTACGCCAAGGTCGCGGACATGGACCTGTATCTGCGGCGCTGGCCGGTCGTCGACGGGTTTACGATTGCGGATCGCTACTGGCTTGGGGCCAACTTCGACCTGGACACGAATGTCGAGATTTCGGACCACAGACGGCGGGACGCCACTCTTGCCGCGTTTCAAGCCGCCTTTGGCAAACTCCCCGACAAGAACGATCAGACATCGCCCGCCCGCCATCTTGATCACCTCGTTTTGGACGATTCCGCTTCTTTGCGCCGCCATCTGGCCCGCGGCGTTGCGCTGTCCTCATGGTGCGCCGGTGCTCTTGTCATCGATGCAACTGATACCACGACGACCGAAGCATTGGCCAAGAGGGTCAAGGACAGGCTCCTCGCGTTTGACGCCGCAGCAGACAGGGACGGTGTCGCCGGCATCCTTGGCGAGATCCTGCGGCTGCACCGGTCACGGGCAAACCTTCATTGGGACCGTGTGGACACGCCCCGGAAAAAGAAAGCGCAGGTTAAGTGGCCAAACTGGCACGCCAACATGCTCGATATCATTCTGCGCCATCTTGCCCTGTTCCCCATGCCGGTAACCGCTCGCGTCCTCTACGGCTGCGACGAAGTGCACTTCATGCTACAGCAATGGCTCGGAGAACCTCCATCGAAAAGCAACCCAGCCAGGCGAACGGCTCAAAATAGGGCGCGTTGCTTGAACAAGTTGTCCGGGTTTCTCGACAGCCTTGCCGAGCACTCACTGCTGATCGCGGTGGAGCCCAAATCCCTGCCTGATTGGGATGCCCGGGCTCTGAGGAGATGGCGACACGTCAATCGGCGATACATCCTGCAGGACCAATTGAGGGACTATATCTGCCGGCAGATGGACCTTTCGGTGCCCGACAGGGGCGAGAGAAACTTCTTCCAGGTTTCCTTGTTCAGCGACCAGCCCAAGGATCTGCCGACGCCAACAACCGAACACTATCTCCTGTTCCGGTCGATCCTCGATCGCCAAATCCTGCAATCCAAGCGCACGCTGTGGTGCCTGCACCAACTTCAGCAAGCCATGAAAGAATCGGACGGATCTGGTACCTACGCGTTGCGCAGCGCGATTGCGGGAGAAGGGCTCGCCCGTCGCCTTGTGGGAGATAGGGACCCCTTCGAGGAAGGCGCCGCGATCGATCCAAGTCTGCCGTCCATTGCGGGAGCCTCGCAAAGGATCCGCGCGATGTACAGCCTGCTTCGCGGCAGCTTTTCGATTGGCGCAATCACCCGGCTCGACCGGATGGATGAGCGCACGAAAGATGATGAACCCTTCGAACGCTTCCACGGCTGGCTGCGCGGCGTGACGAACGCGGCAGTTAGCTTTGGGAAGCTCGGGGATGTGCTGAAACTCCTTGAGGGCGATCCCGGCACAGAAAGCCCTTTGACACTGGCTTATCCCAGCGCAGCGCAGAAGGATAAACAAGTCACGCTAAAGCGCCCGACGGTTCAGGTGAGGCCGCCCGCACAACCCCTCTATCGAGACGAGTTTGGCTGGTTGTTTAACGAGCGCGGCGTCATCGCGCTCGTTAGGGGAAAGCTCTACGACGCCATCCCACTGTTCGAGCGCGCAATCCATGTCATGCACCATCGCGAGGATGCGCGGCGACGCGATCCAGCGCTCCATGCGGCGGTCCGACGCGTTCGGCTCAATCTGGCGATTGCGCATCTTGAGCGGGGCAACCTCGATCGCAGCACGCAACTGCTGAACCAATTGGTGCTATCGGTGGATGGCGGACGCCACTTCGGCAGCACTGTGGGGCGGATCGCCGAGGGTTATCTGGGCTTAGTGCGGCATGTTGGAGGCGACTATGCTGGAACGCTAGAATCCTACAACAGTGTGCTCAAGTTCGCCGAAAGCCGGCAGATGCTGCGCTTACAGAGCATCTTCTATCGGTATCGCGCCGACCTGCGCCGCCGTATGCAGAACATGGAGCGGGCACAGATCGATGCGCAGATGGCAGTTGCTGCCGCAAAAAACGCCGAGCAACGCGATGTGTTCTGGGCTGCTCGGCTCACAGAGGTCAAACTTGCGCTGATCGAGGGGAAGATCGCTGATCCAAGCATCAGCCAGAGGCTCGAAGACTGTTTAAGCTACGCGCGTGCCATGTCCATGCCGCGCCTCGAAAGCGATGCGATGCGGTTGCAGGCAGAACTCTTGTTGTCTCAGGGCGATCGCATTCTCGCAGGCCGGCTTGCGGCCGCAGCGGCAGCAACTGCTTCCCGCCATGGCTTGCGCCTAATGAAGATCGCCGGGATGCAGACCTACAGCCGCGTCCTTGATGCACGCCAAAATCTCACCAATGCGCGCACCGTTAGCGCGGAGGCATACCGCGAAGCAGAGCGACGTGGGTACCTCAACATCGGTCAGAGGCAACTGGAGAGCAGCGCGCAGCTGCATCGACCATGA
- a CDS encoding GNAT family N-acetyltransferase, translating to MEPLDLEHHDRAAFSCGVEQVDNFLKKTAGKLTSADNTRVYVLADPAGAIIGFYAINAHAIDYQNLPKRFARTRPAHGAIPAAFLSMIGVDHRHGGKGYGGDLLADALVRVAGAADQLGIAVVILDVLDDGDAEAVKRRLALYARYGFQSLPSQPLRLFLPVATIRKTLQLEAGN from the coding sequence ATAGAGCCGCTCGATCTTGAACACCATGATCGGGCAGCTTTCTCGTGTGGTGTCGAACAGGTCGACAACTTCCTGAAGAAGACCGCTGGAAAGCTGACCAGCGCCGACAATACGCGTGTCTATGTGTTGGCCGATCCCGCTGGCGCGATCATCGGCTTCTACGCGATCAATGCCCACGCCATCGATTATCAGAACCTGCCCAAACGCTTTGCGCGAACACGGCCAGCGCATGGAGCTATCCCAGCAGCGTTCCTGTCGATGATCGGCGTCGATCATCGGCACGGTGGAAAGGGTTATGGCGGCGACCTTCTAGCCGATGCGCTGGTGCGCGTGGCTGGCGCAGCCGATCAGCTTGGGATCGCCGTGGTGATCCTCGATGTGCTTGATGACGGAGATGCAGAAGCCGTCAAGCGCCGCTTAGCGCTCTATGCGCGATACGGCTTCCAGTCCCTGCCCTCGCAGCCTTTGCGCCTGTTTCTGCCCGTCGCAACGATCCGCAAGACCCTTCAGCTAGAAGCTGGCAACTGA
- a CDS encoding DUF1778 domain-containing protein yields MRAFTDNTKNIDERATERMGFRTKPHIKQVIQRAAALSGVDDSVFTMSAAYQSALATIAAHERTHLQPSDHAAFFEALDTPAEPTDALRNAVSRHQARYRSA; encoded by the coding sequence ATGCGCGCCTTCACTGACAACACCAAAAACATTGACGAGCGCGCCACCGAGCGCATGGGCTTTCGTACCAAGCCGCATATCAAGCAGGTCATCCAGCGGGCCGCTGCGCTTTCCGGCGTCGATGACAGCGTCTTTACGATGAGCGCGGCCTATCAGTCGGCCTTGGCGACGATCGCGGCGCATGAACGCACCCATTTACAACCCAGCGATCATGCTGCCTTCTTCGAGGCTCTGGACACGCCCGCCGAGCCCACCGATGCCCTGCGCAATGCGGTTTCACGTCATCAGGCCCGCTATCGCTCCGCGTGA
- a CDS encoding DUF2431 domain-containing protein, whose product MLIGDPMLNSKMLRLRSDFAYARLQARLLELKHKLTERDAFDFVSAASNGATLLVGEGNLSFSLSLAPRMGSTAAMLRATTYETRNNISDVTQHNAARLRKRGATVLHWIDARRLEERFPVTRFKFVVFQFPNVASRRPLHGRNPNHVLIRRFLRSARLVLASNGRVAITVIDSTL is encoded by the coding sequence ATGCTCATCGGCGATCCAATGCTCAATTCCAAAATGCTTCGGCTTCGCAGCGATTTTGCATATGCTAGACTTCAAGCGAGACTTCTGGAGCTCAAACATAAGCTCACCGAGCGCGATGCCTTCGATTTCGTATCTGCGGCCAGCAACGGTGCCACTCTGCTTGTTGGGGAGGGCAACTTGAGTTTCTCCCTGTCGCTTGCGCCGAGGATGGGATCAACTGCCGCGATGCTAAGGGCAACGACCTATGAAACCCGAAACAATATATCAGATGTTACACAGCATAACGCTGCTCGGTTGAGAAAGCGCGGGGCAACTGTGCTGCATTGGATCGATGCAAGAAGGTTGGAAGAACGCTTCCCAGTGACGCGCTTCAAGTTTGTGGTTTTTCAGTTTCCAAATGTTGCCAGCCGCAGACCGCTTCATGGACGGAACCCAAACCATGTGCTCATCAGACGCTTTCTGCGGAGTGCAAGACTTGTGCTGGCCAGCAATGGTCGGGTTGCTATCACGGTCATCGATAGCACACTATGA